A stretch of DNA from Thermococcus sp.:
AACCCCTGTGGTGGTGCTCTTCGATGGAGTCCTCGCCCACACGAGGGAGCAGATAAAGATTCCCGACGTTTCCGAGGTCGAGATAACCTACCGCAAGCTTCCGGAGAACGAGGAAGAGGCAAAGCTTCCCTTCGGCGACCCCCACGGCGACGGCGTCCCGCCGATGCCTCTCTTCGGTCACGGCTACTTCACCCACGTCACCGGTTCGACCCACAAGGAAACCGGCCTGAGGGACGTTTACACGCCAGAGGTCCACGACAGGCTCGTGAGGAGAATCCACAGAAAGATAGAGAAGAACCGCGGGGTTTACGAGAAGTATGAAGAGCACTTCACCGAGGATGCTGAGATACTCGTCGTCAGCTGGGGCGTAACTGCCAGACCCGCACTGGGGGCTGTTCTTAAGGCCAGGGAAGAGGGAATAAACGTCGGACTCTTCGTGCCGAAGACCGTCCATCCGTTCCCGGGCGAGAGGATGCGCGAGCTGGCTAGGAGGGCACGGGCGGTACTCGTCGCCGAGATGAACCTCGGGCAGATGATAATAGAGGTCGAGCGCTACGTTAACGACGACGTCCTCCTCAAGGGCGTGAACAAGATCGGCGGCGTGCCTCTGACCGTTGAGGAAATCCTCCACGAGATAAGGGGTGTTGCCTGATGGCAAA
This window harbors:
- a CDS encoding 2-oxoacid:acceptor oxidoreductase subunit alpha; the protein is MIIRGDEPEQLRLLRKLYKPGNYFMQGNEAVAYGAIFAGCRFYAGYPITPSSEIAETMARELPKLGGYYLQMEDEIGSIAAMIGASWTGLKVMTATAGPGFSLMQENLGYAVMTETPLVLVDVQRSGPSTGQATKGAQGDFFQARWGTHGDHPIVAVSPTSGQDAFWETIRAFNISERLRTPVVVLFDGVLAHTREQIKIPDVSEVEITYRKLPENEEEAKLPFGDPHGDGVPPMPLFGHGYFTHVTGSTHKETGLRDVYTPEVHDRLVRRIHRKIEKNRGVYEKYEEHFTEDAEILVVSWGVTARPALGAVLKAREEGINVGLFVPKTVHPFPGERMRELARRARAVLVAEMNLGQMIIEVERYVNDDVLLKGVNKIGGVPLTVEEILHEIRGVA